The following coding sequences lie in one Rutidosis leptorrhynchoides isolate AG116_Rl617_1_P2 chromosome 6, CSIRO_AGI_Rlap_v1, whole genome shotgun sequence genomic window:
- the LOC139851928 gene encoding small ubiquitin-related modifier 1-like — translation MAATGGESGLAQEDEKKPMDQSAHINLKVKGQDGNEVFFRIKRSTQLKKLMNAYCDRQSVEMNSIAFLFDGRRLRAEQTPDELEMEEGDEIDAMLHQTGGGI, via the exons ATGGCGGCTACCGGAGGTGAAAGCGGATTAGCTCAAGAAGATGAGAAGAAACCTATGGATCAATCTGCTCACATCAATCTCAAGGTCAAGGGTCAG GATGGTAATGAAGTGTTCTTCAGGATCAAGCGCAGCACCCAGCTAAAGAAGTTAATGAATGCCTACTGTGATAGGCAATCAGTGGAGATGAACTCTATTGCTTTTCTGTTTGATGGGAGGCGTCTTCGAGCTGAGCAGACACCTGATGAG CTTGAGATGGAAGAAGGTGATGAAATTGATGCAATGCTGCATCAAACTGGAGGTGGTATTTAA